One stretch of Paroedura picta isolate Pp20150507F chromosome 13, Ppicta_v3.0, whole genome shotgun sequence DNA includes these proteins:
- the C13H5orf52 gene encoding uncharacterized protein C5orf52 homolog, which produces MEGDKDNVPLPVVTFFQPQASQEPLLFSLFTGNEVALRRFLPKSHISNVIIRDNTSVQRVQEIKLKHLDNSKRKVGNYFEHMKKSFLHDQQNKMNRWKQQYSRYQRMLEKIDQRAMQEATSNHLMLLPAQKSSLHVPKPKQKKKKKTPGGGVKWGDAGSTSF; this is translated from the exons ATGGAAGGCGACAAGGACAACGTCCCTCTCCCCGTCGTCACTTTCTTCCAGCCCCAGGCGAGCCAGGAGCCGCTGCTTTTCAG CTTGTTCACAGGCAATGAAGTAGCACTGCGGAGGTTTTTACCCAAGAGCCACATATCTAATGTGATCATTCGTGACAACACCAGCGTTCAGCGAGTGCAGGAAATTAAG cttaagcACTTGGacaacagcaaaagaaaagtCGGCAATTACTTTGAACATATGAAGAAGTCGTTTCTCCATGACCAGCAGAACAAGATGAATAGGTGGAAGCAGCAGTATAGTCGATACCAGAGAATGCTGGAGAAGATTGACCAGCGAGCCATGCAGGAAGCCACATCAAACCACTTAATGCTGCTACCTGCCCAGAAATCCTCCCTCCACGTACCGAAacccaaacagaagaagaagaagaaaaccccTGGAGGTGGGGTGAAGTGGGGGGATGCGGGTTCCACCTCATTTTGA
- the LOC143822534 gene encoding fish-egg lectin-like: MKGLLLLLSLCGISSALRCTVLPGVLTQIDASYGQVYGVNSAGNIYTLQGTTWIKIAGLLIHITFGPLGIWGVNSNHNIYRSVGGNWRQMTGLLKQMDAGGNQFIVGVNVNNDIYCLSRSSAIAADGSSALPWTHIPGKLKYYSCGLLSCWGVNSADDIYYRHGITPDSCAGSTWEKVPGKLSMIEVGTKGEVYGVNRAGNIYRRAGTSATNPLGTSWEQLSTEYGPIKHVCSDLGLLWLLTPQGKILRCEV; the protein is encoded by the exons ATGAAGGGATTGCTCCTTCTGTTATCCTTGTGTGGAATCTCCTCAG ctctgaGGTGTACTGTATTGCCAGGAGTTCTCACACAGATCGATGCCAGCTATGGACAAGTCTATGGTGTGAACAGTGCAGGCAATATTTATACCTTGCAAGGAACCACATGGATAAAAATCGCAGGTTTATTGATCCATATCACATTCGGCCCTCTTGGCATCTGGGGTGTGAACTCCAATCACAACATCTACCGATCCGTGGGCGGCAACTGGAGGCAGATGACAG GGTTGCTGAAACAAATGGATGCAGGTGGAAACCAGTTTATTGTTGGAGTCAATGTGAACAATGACATCTATTGCCTATCCAGGTCATCAGCCATCGCTGCTGATGGCAGCTCAGCTCTGCCTTGGACCCACATTCCAGGAAAGCTCAAATACTACTCCTGTGGGTTACTGAGTTGCTGGGGAGTTAACTCAGCTGATGACATTTACTACCGGCATGGTATCACCCCAGATTCTTGTGCCGGATCCACGTGGGAGAAGGTGCCTGGCAAACTGTCCATGATTGAGGTTGGGACGAAAGGAGAGGTGTATGGAGTAAACCGTGCTGGAAACATTTATCGCAG GGCTGGAACCAGTGCTACCAACCCCCTTGGGACCAGCTGGGAGCAACTCAGCACTGAGTATGGACCGATCAAACACGTATGCTCTGACCTGGGCCTGCTGTGGCTTTTGACTCCCCAAGGAAAGATTTTGAGATGTGAAGTCTGA